Within Anguilla anguilla isolate fAngAng1 chromosome 11, fAngAng1.pri, whole genome shotgun sequence, the genomic segment TTAATACACCTGCGTGAGACACATCATCTATCAGTTCAACACCGTAACACACCTGAGTGAGAGACAACATAAAGTGAGGGGATAAACAGGAAGGGTGGCAAGTGAGGTCTTTGTTTGGGTGTTAGGGTTAAATTTTGGGTTGTCGTAATTACTTGTGGAAGGTGAGACCCTTGTGTGGGACAGGGTTAGTGTTAGGTTTGGTATTAAATTTTGGGGGGGTGGTACTCACATGTGGAAGGTAGGCTCCTTGTATGGGACAGGGTAAAGTTTAGGGGTTAGATTGGGGTGTCAGACTGGCCTGTGGAAGGTGCACTCCTTGTGTGGGGCCAGGGTTAGGTTTATGGAATTAGATTTTCGGGGTGTCAGACCCTCCTATGGAAGGTAGGCTCCTTGTGTGGGACAGGGTTAGGGGGGCCAGATTTGGGAGTGTGGGGACTGAGCTGTGAAAGGTGGGCTCCTTGTGTGGGACAGGGTTAGGGGGGCCAGATTTGGGAGTGTGGGACTGACCTGTGAAAGGTGGGCTCCTTGCGTGGGCTCTGCTGGGGGCAGAAGCTGTGGGAGTACTGGTGCACCCCCAGCTCAAACAGGGAGGGGAACACCTTGCTGCACAGGTGGCAGCGGTAGGTCAGCTGCTCCTGGTGCGTGCGGATGTGCTCCAGGAACAGGTCCAGCTTCTGGAAGGTGAGCGAGCAGCTCTTcagcacacacttatacacctgagagaggagagaggaacttcagcacacacttatacacctgAGAGAGGAACTTcagcacacacttatacacctgAGAGAGGAACTTCAGtacacacttatacacctgagagaggagagaggaacttcagtacacacttatacacctgagagaggagagaggaacttcagtacacacttatacacctgagagaggagagaggaacttcagcacacacttatacacctgagagagaagagacaggaACTTCAGtacacacttatacacctgagagagaggagacaggaacttcagcacacacttatacacctgagagagaggagacaggaacttcagcacacacttatacacctgagagaggagagaggaacttcagcacacacttatacacctgagagagaagagacaggaACTTcagcacacacttatacacctgagagagaggagacaggaacttcagcacacacttatacacctgagagagaggagacaggaacttcagcacacacttatacacctgagagagaggagacaggaacTTCAGtacacacttatacacctgagagagaggagacaggaacTTCAGtacacacttatacacctgagagagaggagacaggaacttcagcacacacttatacacctgagagagaggagacaggaacttcagcacacacttatacacctgagagagaggagacaggaacttcagcacacacttatacacctgagagaggagagacaggaacttcagcacacacttatacacctgagagaggagagaggaacttcagtacacacgtatacacctgagagaggagagaagaacttcagcacacacttatacacttgagagaggagacaggaacTTCAGTACACACTTATACGCCTGAGAGAGAATAGAGCACACCGGTGAGAACATGCCTActgtaagccccgcccccctcccgagCGCACCTGCTCGTCCTTGTGCTGCGTCATGTGAGATTTGAGCTGGAAGTAGGTGCTGAACTTCCCAGCACAGAACTGGCACTGGTAGGAACTGTCAATCAGGATGATCTGCTTGCTCTTCGCTTTCCCAGGTTGCTTTGCGTctccatgcccctccccctcggcgTGCGgatccccctccctctctgtcagctCCCCTGAAATGACCGGCAGGAAAACGGACCAATAAGAGAAGAGTTAATTCATGAGAACAATACTTTTATGAAAAGAGTACATGTTCAATTTGGGCCCCAAGTactttacagtaaaataaatacacaatagaacataaaatggaaatacaaaAACGGATGTGGCagtattaaatttaaatacaacaagaataaaaatgagaattaagtaaaaaatgtattttaaaaaattttttaaacatgaaaataagaTAAGAACCATCACTAAAGCAGTATGAAAACAGCCACTATCATCCTTGACTGCAGTCTCAGAATCAACTCTGTAAACTCCAATTCAAACAGTATCAATTTTAAGTAGAACATGATTTCAAAATATCTTCTCTTCCTCGGTCTGAACCTATGTTGTTTCCAAAAAATTTCTCTTTATAAATTTGAGGGCCTGGGAGACCCTGTGAAGTGTGGGAGaggagaatgggggggggtgagggagggaccGGTCACCTGGgtcgtcctcctcctcgctggGCTGCTCGGCGTCGTCCTCGGCACACAGCGGCACCACCTTGACGGTGATGGGCAGGCGGGACACGGTCCTGACGGTGCCCGAGGGCCACACCTTGTGCGTCTGCATGTGCTTCTTCACGTTGGACTTCTGCGCGAAGGCTCGGCCGCACACGATGCACTGGAACGGCTTCTCCCCCGTGTGGCTGCAGGAAGAAGAGGGCTCTCAGGTCATGTGACTACGGCAACGCATCAGGACTTCACTGTGAAGCTCAGCCTCGAAGCTCCTCCACTGAACCTCTGAACCTGAAGCCTGTGGAGTGACCTCAAGCTGTGACAAACACTGAGAGCTCAGCTAAAAGCTTTATCGCTGCAGTAAATAAGATCTTTCTGCGAGAATCCCCGGCTGGGTCGGCCTGTTACCTGCGGATGTGCTGCTGGAGGTCAAAGTTCTTGGTGAAGGTTTTTTCGCAAAAATTGCACTTCAGCTTTTGGGCTTTCCCTTTTACTTGTCCCACTAGATAAGAACAGGAAAAGTTGGGATTTCAAACCCACATTGGATTTAAATGCAAACCTAAGGGATAATACACTAGAAACACAACAGCACCAGAAGGTCTCTAGAAACTTGTAAAATACGAAATACTTGTAAATATTCTTCAccgcacacaaaaactgtcgaggcaaattgaaaaaatgcaataaaactaaactgtgcattttttaaaagctccaTAAATTGAGCTATACCTCAGtttctacattttgttttttaaagcagatTAAGATCATTGAGTTTTAAGGAGTAAAGGAAAACTATATGCCAAAGGGTCTACATGATCGTGAATGATTTAAATGAagacaaataattatttccagaaaaaaaaatattttggtaaaAAAATTCACTGTGCCTGTTAAACTATAAAAATGTCTGGCTGGCTAGAATGCGAGTCTTCCACCAGCCACGCTGACTTCAgtaggaaaaaagaaagaagagaagatGACGGTGAGATGCGTGTCCGATCTCTCGGACCACCGTACCCTCCTGTCCGTTTGCGCCGTCGTTTTTGGCGCGCCTCGGGGGGGCTGTTTTGTGGAAGTCGCCGAGCTCGGCCAGGTTGGCCGTGATGCCGCACGTCTTGGTCTTGGAGCCCTGCTTTCCCGGGCTGTAGACCGGCGGGGTGGTGAAGGGCGGACTGTCCACACACTGACTCGGGATCTGAGACCGAGGGTAGACCGCAAGGGGGTCAACATCTCACTGAAAATGTGCGCGATCGCCCCTTACAGAACATGCCACGTGGAGTTatcaatgttttttctttttaacgatccttaaatgtaatcatttttaatacagtgACCTAATACACACTGTATTGTATATTTTCCCACAGATTTAATTTTAAGATGGAGACACAGAAAGTCTAAAGTCaaatttatctatctatctatatcaATTGTCTCCCAAGCAACTACAATGCAAGTCCTGAGCATTCCTGATTTATTGTGATCTTAAAACGGCTTTGCTTGTGGAACCCTACCTGTACCTGCTGGAATGGCTGCAAACCCAGTGTCTGAACCTCTGTACTTCCACCCCCTGCCATAGGGGGCAGTGTGCTGTAGACCTGGACCACAGAGTTGCTGTTACTGGACTGCACCTGAGAGGAAAGCGGCTGCGTCTGGCTGGGGGTAAGCGGGTGGGAAGGGTGCTGATGGTGCTGCAGGTAAGACGACCCTGTGTGCATGCTCAGattgctctgaaaaaaaaaatgtgtggacCATAATATGGCGTTAATGCATTAATACCACCCAAATGTCACCATTGCAGTCTGGCTCTACTGCCGCCCACCTTGATTCTGACttgttatgaatattcatgaaaggGGTGTGGCTGAGACTTAAATATCCATAGCCACCATAGCAACAACACCTATAATCAGGGCTATTATAATACAGCTGAAAAAAGACTGTGGTAATTCCAGCCTGGAACTAAGCAACCTACATTTGCTTACACAGAACCAGTACGTGGATACTTTGCAGTCAATCTTTACTCCAATTTAATAACACCGTATACAGAAGTACAGGAGGACGGACAGAACGTGGGCTGTCTGGTTCAGAATAGACCGAAAAGGAGCAGACCGTAGACGAGGACGTTGTGGCTCCCCCCCTCGGTTACGCTCACCTGAATGGGGGGCTGCATTGCGGCCATGGGCTGGTCCATGGAGGTGAACGCCGAGATGGCGGACATCAGGACGTCGTCGCTCACCAAAACGTTCCCCTGCACCAGGGTGTGGGTGAGCGGGGACTGAGGCACTGTGATGTAGGTGGACACCTGCTACGGGCAAGGGAACGAGTCATCAGAACCCCCCCAGCTATAccagcacaatgcacaatgccACACTCAGAACCCCCCCCAACAGCAGCACATCCGCAGTAACTTCAGCTCCTTCGTCCTTTAAATCTCCTTCCTGCCTTTCGGAACAGGCTAGGTAACAGCAACCATGAGTCTAAATGGAGGCTAAGAACCCACACTCCCGAGAACCCACTCAGTAAAGCTCATAGCCCCTAGAACCCACTCGCTAGAGTCCAAAGCCCCTGGAACCCACTCGCTGGACCCCACGCTCACCTACTCACAGCAGATGCATATCTGAGACTGAAAATCACTGGGTTACCAATACATTGTGcgcatatacagtactgtgcaaaagtctttaGCCACCTGAGAAAATGGTTAATTTGGGCAGTAAACATCCATTTGCTCGAAAAACACAATATAACGACAGAATAGCGACACATATACAGttacaaataaacatgaatacaataattattCACAAGAATTAATTGTGTTCTCCAAAACAGTTACTAATATCTTCAGAGACAGCTAGAAGAACACAGGTTTGGTTCCCAAACCCATCCACCAGGCATCCCTGCCATTCCATGTATGTTCAATTCCACCACCAGCACAGCTGGTTCAATGTAAGGTAGTGATTTTCTGAACCAGGTGTGCTGCTGGTGGAATTTAACAAATACATGTAATAGCTGGGGTGCCTTGAGGAGCAGTTTGAAAATGGCTAAGCCAACACAGTTTGACAGAcataaaattgtaattttacTCAGCAAGGCAATTCTTAATGAGTTACAGCGCACCAAACCGAATTTTCAAGACGTGGTGCTCAAGCTGTCAAAGAAATTTTAAGAAAGTGGGAAGGCTGAAGACAGAAAATGCAGAGTAAGACCCATAAAGGCTTTCTGCATCTGACAAGCATTACTTTTAAAGGTCACTTCCTTGAGGGACAGAAGGAAATACAGGAAGTGCTTGCTCAGCATCTGGCAGAGTCATCTTGCATGAAGCGCAACGCAAAGAGGGGTTGAAAGGAGCGGCCACACAGGGCCTCCTGccaagagggtttttttttcttcttttttttgccttaatCACATTTATAAACGTTCACACTGGaagtcatatttattattagagTCATATATGCCTGGAAAATCTAGCCTACTGGAAGACTATTTGACAGCTGCAAATTGACAGGGCAGAAACTtcccttaaactgattattaGTCTTGATCCGTTCTCAGTctttttccttgattaacaatgTTAACTGTGCTGGATAAATGGCATTAGGGTTGGCGTAAATTCCATTTTGATTCAGGAAATAAACTGGAAGTCAATTCACGAAATAAAAAATTCCCATAACGTTGTATGAGGATTTTTCAATCcatgaaattgaatttgaattatttcaaaGACTTGAAAAGTAACCGACAACCGACCCTGATAGGCTTTGTCGCTCAGATCGTGCCCTCTGAGGGGGCAGGGACAGCAGGTCACCACACGGTGGCGCTGGCCGCCCGGGCTTACCTGTCGGTTGGCGGGGGTCTGTGGCACGGAGCTTATGGAGGGCACGGGGGTGTAGGCGTTGCTGGAGGCCAGGGAAACGGTGGCGAGGGAGGGCCCGTTAGACTGGCACTGCTCCCTCTTGTGGGTCATGAAGGCGGGCAGGGAGTTAAACTGCTTCTTGCACTTTCCGCACAGGAACACGTCCTCGTCATCTGCGGGAGTCCGTCAAGGCGGCTGTCAATGTCCCAATTCACAAACTGCGTACGAACGTGCTCATGCATGCCCCCTGCTGCCGACTTGGGAGAGTGACGACAGCTTGCAGTGATGTCGACGCCGCTGCTTTTTCATGTGGCAGGCACAAGCCGCGCACATGCAGAGCAGgggcggaggagacccaatcatactcGCGTGCAAAGAGTGGGCCATGGGCACTCAGATGGTACAGCCAAGGTCACCCCAGCAACCAAACACAGCTATCCCtgctgactgaatccctccAATATGTCTTGGGCGACGCAAAGCCTGTTGTGCATCGTCCCTGCGGAGCTGCTgaccacagtcagcacaggcatGGGCTGGATGAGTCTGTGGTGCTCAGTCATGCACCGCGAGTGACGCTTTTACTGCGTAaactcccagcagccccttcgAATAGTGAAAAACTCTCTTCTTCCTGTTTACCACCATTAACTATTCAGTTTACCAACAACCTATCACATCTCTCAAGATTGTCACCACCATAtgatcttttttaaagaaaaattgaatctagtctctctcttccactcctCAGAGTTATACGTAATATATGTCCCCCCCAGCTTTTGACCTGCATAGTTCCTAATTAACTTTTACGGTCACCAAAGATATAGGTTTCAATTTTTACTTTGGGGGAGACACATTGCTCGACCACTTAAGTCTCACATAGTCAAATGTCAAGTCTCACAAGTAATCAAGCTAGTCTAGTgattaattcatatgaaaatattggggaTGACAGGTCCCCCCTGTCCCCaacgactactactactactactactactactactaataataataataataataataataataataacgataataatatGATATTGTTCTTGCTTCTattacaattttattattattattattattattattattattattattatgtcatgTGAGCAGACCCACCCATAGGTTGTATAGTGGCGTTTCCTGCCCCATTCTGGTTGCTGGGATCCGGGACTCCTCCCTGTCCGTCCAGCAGTGACTGTACAGCCAGAACTGTCTGATTGTCCATCCCTGGAAGGAACCACGATAAATAACGGGGTGATAGTTTATACTACATGGAAAATGCTGGTCCACCTCTTTCATGCAATGTAAAGGTAGCTTGCAGGATATCTATGATTCAATTGCATGGTGTAATGGGTTGTTGCCTAGCTAGCTCGCAAAATTTACTACCAATAATTTTAGTGTTTCTGAAATAGCAACCATCCTTACGGTTACATGTCAAACAAAAATGGTTATAAAACACTTGGAGTCTCCGTGGCTACAAACTTCTGTTAAAACATATACAGCCTTATTTGAAATATGCATGCTACTTAATAccacaaaactgaaaacaatgctTCCGATGCCAGGCAGCTAGGTAGCTTACAAAGTTAGTGAATCAACACCGCATACACACGAATAAGAATGTAGGCTGATCGGTCCATAGATGCCCAGTTTAGTTGCTAAGCAGGCTGTCCAGTACTTATAAGCGAAGAGCTGCAGCTCGCATGCTAGCAACTTCTGTGCAAGGCGATGAAATACATATGATCGATATATTCGCTAATAGTTACAGAGAAACAGTGGcgaaattattttcaatttgtcTTTTAGAAACCAGGGGAGAAATACAGGAAGCAATCGGAATGATTTGTGCAGCGAGCAGTTCGCAAACCCTTGGGGATGGTGCACCCGATCGGCTGCAGCTTTTCCAACAACATGCCTGTCTCCTTCCTGCCATTTTTCCCGGTGCAGTTCCAGCGGCTGTTGTTCCAGTAGAACCTAccccctcttctctttctgAAGAGGCAAGGCACCAGCAGCCCTTAATAAACCATTAAAATGGAACCAAAGCACCAACACTCTCTAGAACTCAATCGCAGCTGATACACTGTCGAGTTTTTCTGAAGAAAACGCCCTTCTTCTCCTTGTCATTGCACTGACAGTGCAAAACTGTACTTTATCCACTTTTTACATAAACATGCCAAATCTGTGCGCTTTCAGTCGCCCTGGAAACGCTTGCATTAAATAGAAGGGGACGGGAGGCCAGCAAGAATGCAACCGCACCACCGGAAAACAAGTGAAAATActagaaaaaatgtttttaaattaccttCAAGCGCTTCAAATATTGCCTGCGCCATCTTGTAGTTCTCTGTAGATTTagcatgctgggaaattcaTAAAAGTAATTTGTATCTTTGAGCAGTAGGGGGCGTACAAAGACAGCTCGATAAAGGTTCGTACCCTCTGCAGTAGTTCTGTGCTCGCACTCCACCGTATTCATCCGAGCGGTCTGCACactaaaatgttattaaatgcTATGCATTATCTTATGAGTCATGGTacttgttaatttatttttggaaaggtGTGTTTTACTATTTACAGACTACTTGCCATTTTCGaactttctaaaaaataaaaaaactcaaaatctaAAGACTGTTATTTAAAATCTCTCTGCATTGTGTAACTTGTGTGTTAGGCTGAGTTTGAACTTGGAATTATGTAACATTTATTCTACATGCTTTCAATGTAAGTATCTGTAAGATTAATGAGACACTATCAATCCTGGGCCTCAAAATAGTctgtattgcattgtatttaaaaaaaaaaaaaaaaacatcaataacTATTAGCAGTAACAGTACAGTTCAGTTTTTTCAAGTTATTGCTCACCACTGAGGCAAAATGAAGTAACTAAGAATTTAACTAAAATGGAGACACTACTGCCAAGCacaaagacacctgattctacttaaagtATTTGTTGAAGACCATGATTTGTTAATTCATTGAatcatgaatttcattttttaatttaactttttttgtgtgcaagtaATATGCTATATAGTTGCTCTCATgtttaatgtgggcatttcccactgcttttAAGGAAACCTATCATGCCCCTGCACAACATGTCCACGGTAGTAAGTAATGGAACGAGTGTCACTTGTAAACATTGTTGTCAATAATCATCTGTACTTAATTACTGGCAAATAAT encodes:
- the znf341 gene encoding zinc finger protein 341 isoform X3, with translation MLLEKLQPIGCTIPKGMDNQTVLAVQSLLDGQGGVPDPSNQNGAGNATIQPMDDEDVFLCGKCKKQFNSLPAFMTHKREQCQSNGPSLATVSLASSNAYTPVPSISSVPQTPANRQQVSTYITVPQSPLTHTLVQGNVLVSDDVLMSAISAFTSMDQPMAAMQPPIQSNLSMHTGSSYLQHHQHPSHPLTPSQTQPLSSQVQSSNSNSVVQVYSTLPPMAGGGSTEVQTLGLQPFQQIPSQCVDSPPFTTPPVYSPGKQGSKTKTCGITANLAELGDFHKTAPPRRAKNDGANGQEVGQVKGKAQKLKCNFCEKTFTKNFDLQQHIRSHTGEKPFQCIVCGRAFAQKSNVKKHMQTHKVWPSGTVRTVSRLPITVKVVPLCAEDDAEQPSEEEDDPGELTEREGDPHAEGEGHGDAKQPGKAKSKQIILIDSSYQCQFCAGKFSTYFQLKSHMTQHKDEQVYKCVLKSCSLTFQKLDLFLEHIRTHQEQLTYRCHLCSKVFPSLFELGVHQYSHSFCPQQSPRKEPTFHRCIKCQSRYSTQEALEQHLQTASHNFPCPHCQKVFPCERYFRRHLPTHGIGGKFKCQICKKFFKTEHYLKLHTRIHSGEKPYKCSVCEATFNRKDKVKRHMLIHEPFKKYKCPFRTHVGCTKEFNRPDKLKAHILSHSGIKPYKCQFCQKAFSRRAHMLEHQRSHTDNYRFRCPTCNKGFTRQKYYRDHKCPQARGGDATAPDRRPGRRRGPEQGRRGPAGGAPPVQDQEGEESRATEMEEVQGEEEEEDEEEEEEEEEEECRGDPQVSLSVVEEEKGDVQGEDEERDEEDPEGSEDPGESGQLLTVPVYIETVD
- the znf341 gene encoding zinc finger protein 341 isoform X1; translation: MLLEKLQPIGCTIPKGMDNQTVLAVQSLLDGQGGVPDPSNQNGAGNATIQPMDDEDVFLCGKCKKQFNSLPAFMTHKREQCQSNGPSLATVSLASSNAYTPVPSISSVPQTPANRQQVSTYITVPQSPLTHTLVQGNVLVSDDVLMSAISAFTSMDQPMAAMQPPIQSNLSMHTGSSYLQHHQHPSHPLTPSQTQPLSSQVQSSNSNSVVQVYSTLPPMAGGGSTEVQTLGLQPFQQVQIPSQCVDSPPFTTPPVYSPGKQGSKTKTCGITANLAELGDFHKTAPPRRAKNDGANGQEVGQVKGKAQKLKCNFCEKTFTKNFDLQQHIRSHTGEKPFQCIVCGRAFAQKSNVKKHMQTHKVWPSGTVRTVSRLPITVKVVPLCAEDDAEQPSEEEDDPGELTEREGDPHAEGEGHGDAKQPGKAKSKQIILIDSSYQCQFCAGKFSTYFQLKSHMTQHKDEQVYKCVLKSCSLTFQKLDLFLEHIRTHQEQLTYRCHLCSKVFPSLFELGVHQYSHSFCPQQSPRKEPTFHRCIKCQSRYSTQEALEQHLQTASHNFPCPHCQKVFPCERYFRRHLPTHGIGGKFKCQICKKFFKTEHYLKLHTRIHSGEKPYKCSVCEATFNRKDKVKRHMLIHEPFKKYKCPFRTHVGCTKEFNRPDKLKAHILSHSGIKPYKCQFCQKAFSRRAHMLEHQRSHTDNYRFRCPTCNKGFTRQKYYRDHKCPQARGGDATAPDRRPGRRRGPEQGRRGPAGGAPPVQDQEGEESRATEMEEVQGEEEEEDEEEEEEEEEEECRGDPQVSLSVVEEEKGDVQGEDEERDEEDPEGSEDPGESGQLLTVPVYIETVD
- the znf341 gene encoding zinc finger protein 341 isoform X6, which encodes MDNQTVLAVQSLLDGQGGVPDPSNQNGAGNATIQPMDDEDVFLCGKCKKQFNSLPAFMTHKREQCQSNGPSLATVSLASSNAYTPVPSISSVPQTPANRQQVSTYITVPQSPLTHTLVQGNVLVSDDVLMSAISAFTSMDQPMAAMQPPIQSNLSMHTGSSYLQHHQHPSHPLTPSQTQPLSSQVQSSNSNSVVQVYSTLPPMAGGGSTEVQTLGLQPFQQVQIPSQCVDSPPFTTPPVYSPGKQGSKTKTCGITANLAELGDFHKTAPPRRAKNDGANGQEVGQVKGKAQKLKCNFCEKTFTKNFDLQQHIRSHTGEKPFQCIVCGRAFAQKSNVKKHMQTHKVWPSGTVRTVSRLPITVKVVPLCAEDDAEQPSEEEDDPGELTEREGDPHAEGEGHGDAKQPGKAKSKQIILIDSSYQCQFCAGKFSTYFQLKSHMTQHKDEQVYKCVLKSCSLTFQKLDLFLEHIRTHQEQLTYRCHLCSKVFPSLFELGVHQYSHSFCPQQSPRKEPTFHRCIKCQSRYSTQEALEQHLQTASHNFPCPHCQKVFPCERYFRRHLPTHGIGGKFKCQICKKFFKTEHYLKLHTRIHSGEKPYKCSVCEATFNRKDKVKRHMLIHEPFKKYKCPFRTHVGCTKEFNRPDKLKAHILSHSGIKPYKCQFCQKAFSRRAHMLEHQRSHTDNYRFRCPTCNKGFTRQKYYRDHKCPQARGGDATAPDRRPGRRRGPEQGRRGPAGGAPPVQDQEGEESRATEMEEVQGEEEEEDEEEEEEEEEEECRGDPQVSLSVVEEEKGDVQGEDEERDEEDPEGSEDPGESGQLLTVPVYIETVD
- the znf341 gene encoding zinc finger protein 341 isoform X2, encoding MLLEKLQPIGCTIPKGMDNQTVLAVQSLLDGQGGVPDPSNQNGAGNATIQPMDDEDVFLCGKCKKQFNSLPAFMTHKREQCQSNGPSLATVSLASSNAYTPVPSISSVPQTPANRQVSTYITVPQSPLTHTLVQGNVLVSDDVLMSAISAFTSMDQPMAAMQPPIQSNLSMHTGSSYLQHHQHPSHPLTPSQTQPLSSQVQSSNSNSVVQVYSTLPPMAGGGSTEVQTLGLQPFQQVQIPSQCVDSPPFTTPPVYSPGKQGSKTKTCGITANLAELGDFHKTAPPRRAKNDGANGQEVGQVKGKAQKLKCNFCEKTFTKNFDLQQHIRSHTGEKPFQCIVCGRAFAQKSNVKKHMQTHKVWPSGTVRTVSRLPITVKVVPLCAEDDAEQPSEEEDDPGELTEREGDPHAEGEGHGDAKQPGKAKSKQIILIDSSYQCQFCAGKFSTYFQLKSHMTQHKDEQVYKCVLKSCSLTFQKLDLFLEHIRTHQEQLTYRCHLCSKVFPSLFELGVHQYSHSFCPQQSPRKEPTFHRCIKCQSRYSTQEALEQHLQTASHNFPCPHCQKVFPCERYFRRHLPTHGIGGKFKCQICKKFFKTEHYLKLHTRIHSGEKPYKCSVCEATFNRKDKVKRHMLIHEPFKKYKCPFRTHVGCTKEFNRPDKLKAHILSHSGIKPYKCQFCQKAFSRRAHMLEHQRSHTDNYRFRCPTCNKGFTRQKYYRDHKCPQARGGDATAPDRRPGRRRGPEQGRRGPAGGAPPVQDQEGEESRATEMEEVQGEEEEEDEEEEEEEEEEECRGDPQVSLSVVEEEKGDVQGEDEERDEEDPEGSEDPGESGQLLTVPVYIETVD
- the znf341 gene encoding zinc finger protein 341 isoform X5; the encoded protein is MAQAIFEALEGMDNQTVLAVQSLLDGQGGVPDPSNQNGAGNATIQPMDDEDVFLCGKCKKQFNSLPAFMTHKREQCQSNGPSLATVSLASSNAYTPVPSISSVPQTPANRQVSTYITVPQSPLTHTLVQGNVLVSDDVLMSAISAFTSMDQPMAAMQPPIQSNLSMHTGSSYLQHHQHPSHPLTPSQTQPLSSQVQSSNSNSVVQVYSTLPPMAGGGSTEVQTLGLQPFQQVQIPSQCVDSPPFTTPPVYSPGKQGSKTKTCGITANLAELGDFHKTAPPRRAKNDGANGQEVGQVKGKAQKLKCNFCEKTFTKNFDLQQHIRSHTGEKPFQCIVCGRAFAQKSNVKKHMQTHKVWPSGTVRTVSRLPITVKVVPLCAEDDAEQPSEEEDDPGELTEREGDPHAEGEGHGDAKQPGKAKSKQIILIDSSYQCQFCAGKFSTYFQLKSHMTQHKDEQVYKCVLKSCSLTFQKLDLFLEHIRTHQEQLTYRCHLCSKVFPSLFELGVHQYSHSFCPQQSPRKEPTFHRCIKCQSRYSTQEALEQHLQTASHNFPCPHCQKVFPCERYFRRHLPTHGIGGKFKCQICKKFFKTEHYLKLHTRIHSGEKPYKCSVCEATFNRKDKVKRHMLIHEPFKKYKCPFRTHVGCTKEFNRPDKLKAHILSHSGIKPYKCQFCQKAFSRRAHMLEHQRSHTDNYRFRCPTCNKGFTRQKYYRDHKCPQARGGDATAPDRRPGRRRGPEQGRRGPAGGAPPVQDQEGEESRATEMEEVQGEEEEEDEEEEEEEEEEECRGDPQVSLSVVEEEKGDVQGEDEERDEEDPEGSEDPGESGQLLTVPVYIETVD
- the znf341 gene encoding zinc finger protein 341 isoform X4 produces the protein MAQAIFEALEGMDNQTVLAVQSLLDGQGGVPDPSNQNGAGNATIQPMDDEDVFLCGKCKKQFNSLPAFMTHKREQCQSNGPSLATVSLASSNAYTPVPSISSVPQTPANRQQVSTYITVPQSPLTHTLVQGNVLVSDDVLMSAISAFTSMDQPMAAMQPPIQSNLSMHTGSSYLQHHQHPSHPLTPSQTQPLSSQVQSSNSNSVVQVYSTLPPMAGGGSTEVQTLGLQPFQQVQIPSQCVDSPPFTTPPVYSPGKQGSKTKTCGITANLAELGDFHKTAPPRRAKNDGANGQEVGQVKGKAQKLKCNFCEKTFTKNFDLQQHIRSHTGEKPFQCIVCGRAFAQKSNVKKHMQTHKVWPSGTVRTVSRLPITVKVVPLCAEDDAEQPSEEEDDPGELTEREGDPHAEGEGHGDAKQPGKAKSKQIILIDSSYQCQFCAGKFSTYFQLKSHMTQHKDEQVYKCVLKSCSLTFQKLDLFLEHIRTHQEQLTYRCHLCSKVFPSLFELGVHQYSHSFCPQQSPRKEPTFHRCIKCQSRYSTQEALEQHLQTASHNFPCPHCQKVFPCERYFRRHLPTHGIGGKFKCQICKKFFKTEHYLKLHTRIHSGEKPYKCSVCEATFNRKDKVKRHMLIHEPFKKYKCPFRTHVGCTKEFNRPDKLKAHILSHSGIKPYKCQFCQKAFSRRAHMLEHQRSHTDNYRFRCPTCNKGFTRQKYYRDHKCPQARGGDATAPDRRPGRRRGPEQGRRGPAGGAPPVQDQEGEESRATEMEEVQGEEEEEDEEEEEEEEEEECRGDPQVSLSVVEEEKGDVQGEDEERDEEDPEGSEDPGESGQLLTVPVYIETVD